The proteins below come from a single Ptychodera flava strain L36383 chromosome 6, AS_Pfla_20210202, whole genome shotgun sequence genomic window:
- the LOC139135329 gene encoding uncharacterized protein gives MDETSPGKNRPDDVQLVAAVKREPSRMDTLLATLQRDIKTLCQQGDLVSQKVLHLYQTFEGVIHEATSISPRDAPTKLDDEDVAGDEDSGVAMATSEFQDVCSSDSRGNSKQASDSAVDDGKSSTLAWYEIEEDENDIETEVDDFTPKKLPETG, from the exons ATGGACGAAACGTCGCCCGGAAAGAATCGCCCCGATGACGTTCAGCTTGTGGCGGCCGTGAAACGTGAGCCTAGTAGAATGGACACGCTACTGGCAACACTGCAGAGAGACATC AAAACGTTATGTCAGCAAGGGGACCTGGTCTCACAGAAGGTATTACATCTCTACCAGACCTTCGAGGGCGTGATTCATGAGGCGACATCGATCAGCCCGCGGGATGCTCCGACAAAATTGGACGACGAAGATGTTGCCGGGGACGAGGACAGCGGTGTTGCTATGGCTACTAGCGAATTCCAAGATGTGTGCTCATCGGACAGCCGTGGGAACTCGAAGCAAGCCTCGGATTCGGCTGTTGATGACGGAAAGAGTAGCACCCTCGCCTGGTATGAAATAGAGGAAGATGAAAACGATATTGAAACGGAAGTAGACGACTTTACACCAAAGAAGCTGCCCGAAACGGGCTGA